A window of the Tiliqua scincoides isolate rTilSci1 chromosome 5, rTilSci1.hap2, whole genome shotgun sequence genome harbors these coding sequences:
- the LOC136653346 gene encoding vomeronasal type-2 receptor 26-like has product MTIREGTLHTGIVQLLLHFQWTWIGLIVSDDDSGEGFLQRLTPLLARNSICVAFLERTGVLKDLNLDTTQNALLQNILRIRSTLLSTTVNVVIVDGDAQTLEPLEIILYIEEFIHRRLIGKVWITPPQWDFVSVIETEGFCVKTFHGTLSFTASTRPVPGFQDFLQTLKPDKSLTRFLCIFYKYAFSCCHDGQFETCKHCTGEEKLESLPQSTFEMEMSDQSYRIYNALYAVAHALNATYMPRPKTMLNRDTSKLLNIEPWQNLPRSTCVESCCVGHSKVVREGEAICCYDCTPCPDDMMSNQTDAVHCVICPEDQYPNKNQDQCIPKRMAFLNYNEPLGIGLVSIALSFTAVTVLVILIFLKNWNTPIVKANNQNLTCILLSSILLCYLSSLLFIGKPGKVSCLLRQLAFGINFSVAISSVLAKTITVVLAFMATQPGNRMRKWLGKKVAHSIVLSCSLIQVGICTVWLSTSPPFPDVDMHSQTEHIIVKCNEGSIIMLYSVLGYVGFLALTSFTVAFLARKLPNTFNEAKFITFSMLVFCSVWISFIPAYLSSKGKDVVAVEVFAILASNTGLLICIFLPKCYVIALKPALNSKQLLTEKRSN; this is encoded by the exons atgacaataagggaaggtactctgcacaccggcatagtccagctactactgcatttccaatggacatggattggtctcattgtttcagatgatgatagtggagaaggcttcctgcaaagGCTGACGCCATTGCTGGcccggaacagcatttgtgttgccttcttagaaaGAACAGGCGTTCTCAAGGATCTTAATTTGGATACCACTCAAAATGCATTATTGCAAAACATATTGAGGATACGCTCCACACTTTTATCCACGACAGTCAATGTTGTTATTGTTGACGGGGACGCTCAAACTCTGGAACCATTGGaaattattttatatatagaAGAATTTATACATAGACgtcttatagggaaggtttggatcacaccacctcagtgggatttcgtcaGCGTTATTGAAACTGAAGGCTTCTGTgtaaaaacattccatgggactttgtcatTCACAGCCTCCACAAGGCctgtgccaggattccaggacttccttcagactctaaagcctgataagtcactcacacgttttctctgcattttctacAAATATGCATTCAGCTGTTGCCATGATGGGCAATTTGaaacttgtaaacactgtacaggagaggagaaactggagagcctgcctcagtctacttttgagatggagatgagtgatcagagctaccgtatttacaatgCTCTCTATGCTGTAGCGCATGCTTTAAATGCCACATATATGCCCAGACCAAAAACAATGTTGAACAGAGACACATCCAAACTGTTGAACATTGAAccttggcag AATCTGCCTcgttcaacctgtgttgagagctgctGTGTTGGACACAGCAAGGTGGTTCGAGAGGgggaagcaatctgttgctatgattgtactccATGTCCTGATGATATGATGTCTAACCAGACAG ATGCAGTTCATTGCGTCatatgcccagaagatcagtacccaaacaagaaccaagatcaatgtatccccaaacgCATGGCCTTCTTAAACTACAATGAGCCCTTAGGAATCGGTTTGGTTTCCATCGCTTTGTCCTTTACAGCTGTGACAGTTttggtgatactgatctttttaaagaactggaacactcccattgtcaaagccaacaatcaaaacctcacctgcattcttctcagctccatcctgctttgctacctttcctcactgctcttcattggcaaacctggaaaggtctcctgccttctccgacaattgGCTTTTGGCATCAATTTCTCTGTGgcaatttcttctgttttggcaaaaaccatcactgtggtcctggcattcatggccacccagccagggaacaggatgaggaaatggctggggaaaaaagtggctcactccattgttctttcctgttccctcattcaggtggggatttgcactgtatggttgtccacctctcctccgtttccagatgttgacatgcactcccagactgagcacatcatagtgaaatgtaatgaagggtcgatcatcatgctctattctgtcctgggctacgttggttttctggccctcaccagcttcacagtcgctttccttgcccgaaaactgccaaatactttcaatgaagccaaattcatcaccttcagcatgctggtcttctgcagtgtgtggatctccttcattcctgcttacctaagcagcaaggggaaagacgtggtggccgtggaggtctttgccatcttggcctccaacactggcctcctgatttgcatttttctccctaaatgctatgttattgcgctaaaaccagctctcaactccaagcagctgctaacagagaaaagaagtaattaa